A section of the Streptococcus oriscaviae genome encodes:
- a CDS encoding aminotransferase: MEIQAFGVEEWLNVWENDAVYDIAGSSIASMTLEEILNLDPAGKDALLAELLQKKMNYGWIEGSPEFKEEVAKLYQTVKSSQILQTNGATGANFLALYALIERGDHVVSLYPTYQQLYDIPRSFGAEVSLWKIHEEDKWLPSLDELRQLVRPDTKMICINNANNPTGAIMDRSFLEGIVEVAREVGAYILSDEVYKPLEDGLDVPAIVDIYEKGISTNSLSKTYSVPGVRVGWVVANDEVTELFRKYRDYTMICAGVFDDFITTHVLKHKEAVLKRNQTIVSENLAIVKDWVAKEPRVSLVFPRHVSTSFIKLDIPEEIEAFCIRLLKEKGVLLVPGNRFDMPGYARLGYCTHTEMLKKGLEGLSDFLRQFDTPNP, from the coding sequence CTTAAACTTAGATCCAGCTGGTAAGGATGCTCTCTTGGCAGAATTGCTGCAAAAGAAGATGAACTATGGCTGGATTGAAGGTTCTCCTGAATTTAAAGAAGAGGTAGCTAAACTCTACCAAACGGTCAAGTCCAGTCAGATTCTCCAAACCAACGGTGCAACAGGTGCAAACTTTTTAGCACTCTATGCTCTCATTGAAAGAGGAGATCATGTGGTTTCACTCTATCCAACCTATCAGCAACTCTATGATATTCCACGTTCCTTTGGAGCAGAGGTTTCTCTTTGGAAGATTCATGAAGAAGACAAGTGGCTGCCTTCCTTGGATGAATTGCGGCAACTCGTTCGTCCTGATACCAAGATGATCTGTATTAACAATGCCAATAATCCAACTGGAGCCATCATGGATCGTAGTTTCTTGGAAGGCATTGTAGAGGTGGCTCGGGAAGTTGGGGCCTATATCCTGTCAGATGAGGTTTACAAGCCTTTGGAAGATGGGCTGGATGTGCCAGCTATTGTCGATATATATGAAAAAGGCATATCAACCAATAGCCTTTCAAAGACCTATTCTGTTCCAGGTGTTCGGGTCGGCTGGGTTGTCGCTAATGATGAAGTGACAGAGCTTTTCCGCAAGTATCGGGACTACACCATGATTTGTGCAGGTGTCTTTGATGACTTCATCACGACTCATGTGCTGAAGCATAAGGAAGCCGTTTTGAAACGCAACCAGACGATTGTTAGTGAAAATCTAGCCATTGTCAAAGACTGGGTGGCAAAGGAACCACGCGTTTCTCTGGTCTTTCCGCGTCATGTTTCCACCTCTTTTATCAAGCTGGATATTCCAGAAGAAATCGAGGCATTTTGTATCCGTCTGTTAAAAGAAAAAGGAGTCTTGCTGGTTCCGGGGAACCGCTTTGACATGCCCGGCTATGCCCGCTTGGGCTACTGCACACATACAGAAATGCTGAAAAAAGGCTTGGAAGGTCTGTCTGATTTTCTTCGTCAATTTGATACGCCAAATCCGTAA
- a CDS encoding dipeptidase, with protein sequence MVNTFITEEHKKACVAAIQKLVAFPSVLQENENNTPFGQSIQDVLEHTLALTNDLGFTTYLDPAGYYGYAEVGSGQEMLAILCHLDVVPAGDLDKWETPPFEAVIKGEHLHGRGVQDDKGPSMAALYAVKALMDAGIRFNKRIRFIFGTDEETLWRCMNRYNQLEEVATMGFAPDSSFPLTYAEKGLLQAKLHGPGHSCLALEAGTAYNVVPAKASYSGHLLASVIAELKNRNYDYETDDDILTVLGVSRHSKDAAEGVNAIVRLLQALHKFEDHPALAFISNEVGEDATGAKLFGDISDEPSGKLSFNVAGITVTPKSSEIRLDIRIPVLADKDALVKTLVEKAGAYGLSYEEYDYLASLYVPLDSQLVSTLLSVYRDKTGDMTEAESSGGATFARTMPNCVAFGACFPTTEQTEHQENERMPLEDLYRTMDIYAEAVYRLAGQDVNGH encoded by the coding sequence GTGGTAAATACATTTATCACAGAGGAACACAAGAAAGCTTGTGTGGCGGCCATTCAGAAATTGGTCGCCTTTCCCTCTGTATTACAGGAAAATGAGAATAACACCCCCTTCGGTCAAAGTATTCAGGATGTTTTAGAGCATACCTTAGCTCTGACAAACGATTTGGGTTTTACAACCTATCTGGATCCAGCTGGCTACTATGGCTATGCCGAAGTCGGTAGCGGTCAAGAAATGCTAGCGATTCTCTGTCACTTGGATGTCGTTCCCGCAGGGGATTTAGACAAATGGGAAACCCCGCCTTTTGAAGCGGTTATCAAGGGGGAACACCTGCATGGACGAGGTGTTCAGGATGACAAAGGCCCTTCAATGGCAGCACTTTATGCAGTTAAAGCCTTGATGGATGCTGGGATTAGATTCAATAAACGCATTCGCTTTATTTTTGGTACAGATGAAGAAACACTCTGGCGCTGTATGAACCGCTACAACCAACTAGAGGAAGTAGCAACCATGGGCTTTGCTCCCGACTCATCCTTCCCCTTGACCTATGCTGAAAAGGGCCTCTTACAAGCTAAACTCCACGGGCCGGGTCATTCCTGCCTTGCTTTGGAAGCAGGAACTGCCTACAACGTTGTTCCGGCCAAGGCCAGTTATTCAGGTCACCTACTAGCAAGTGTAATAGCAGAACTGAAAAATCGGAACTATGATTATGAAACGGACGATGATATCTTGACAGTCCTTGGTGTTTCTCGACACTCCAAAGATGCAGCAGAGGGTGTCAATGCCATCGTGCGTCTGCTTCAAGCCCTTCATAAATTTGAAGACCACCCTGCCCTTGCCTTTATCAGCAACGAAGTGGGCGAAGATGCAACAGGTGCTAAACTGTTCGGAGATATTTCGGACGAACCTTCTGGTAAGCTCAGTTTTAATGTAGCAGGTATCACTGTAACACCAAAATCATCTGAAATCCGCTTGGATATTCGCATTCCTGTCCTTGCAGACAAGGATGCTCTTGTGAAGACTTTGGTAGAAAAAGCTGGCGCTTACGGACTGAGTTATGAAGAGTACGACTATTTGGCTTCTCTCTATGTACCGCTTGACAGTCAGCTGGTTTCGACCCTTTTGTCTGTCTATCGTGACAAAACGGGAGATATGACAGAAGCAGAATCCTCAGGAGGGGCAACCTTTGCCCGTACCATGCCAAACTGCGTAGCCTTTGGTGCATGTTTCCCAACAACAGAGCAAACTGAGCACCAGGAAAACGAACGGATGCCACTAGAGGATCTTTACCGAACAATGGACATCTATGCCGAGGCGGTGTATCGTTTAGCAGGACAAGATGTGAATGGACACTAA
- a CDS encoding YfcC family protein, translating to MSEKVKKGFKMPTSYTILMLIIAFMAVMTWIIPAGQYQTDDAGNLITGTYEQVAQNPQGIWDVLMAPIRAMLGHEPTKAAIDVSFFILMVGAFLGVVNETGALDVGIASIVKRFKGREKMLIYILMPLFALGGSTYGMGEETMAFYPLLVPVMMAVGFDSITGVAIILLGSQIGCLASTVNPFATGVAADAAGVSVADGMIWRIVFFIVILAMGMFFVAQYAEKVQKDPTKSLVYKQRETDMEHFNVNASQEVNADLTPAQKRVLWVFVFTFILMICSFIPWGDLGISIFEDFNTWLTGLPVIGQIIGSSTSPLGWWYFPEGAMLFAFAGVAVGLVYGMEEERMIKAFMNGAADLLSVALICAIARGIQVIMNDGLITATILHWGEVGLQGLSSQVFIVLTYLFYLPMSFLIPSTSGLASASMGIMAPLGEFVNVPSHLIITAFQAASGVLNLVAPTSGIVMGALALGRIEIGTWYKFVGKLIVGIILASIAILVLATFF from the coding sequence ATGAGCGAAAAAGTGAAAAAAGGGTTCAAGATGCCTACATCGTATACCATCTTGATGCTCATTATCGCCTTTATGGCAGTGATGACTTGGATTATTCCAGCAGGTCAGTACCAGACTGATGATGCTGGAAATCTCATAACGGGTACTTACGAGCAGGTGGCACAGAACCCTCAAGGTATTTGGGATGTGTTGATGGCACCGATTCGGGCTATGCTTGGTCACGAACCAACTAAAGCAGCGATCGACGTATCTTTCTTCATCCTGATGGTTGGTGCCTTTCTAGGTGTTGTCAATGAAACAGGTGCCTTGGATGTAGGGATTGCCTCTATCGTGAAGCGGTTCAAGGGAAGAGAAAAAATGCTCATCTACATCTTGATGCCGCTCTTTGCACTCGGTGGTTCAACCTACGGTATGGGTGAAGAAACAATGGCTTTCTACCCTCTTCTCGTGCCAGTTATGATGGCAGTAGGGTTTGACTCTATCACAGGTGTTGCCATTATCTTGCTCGGTTCTCAAATCGGCTGTTTGGCCTCTACTGTTAACCCATTTGCAACTGGTGTAGCTGCAGATGCTGCCGGTGTCAGCGTGGCTGATGGTATGATCTGGCGTATCGTCTTCTTCATCGTAATCCTGGCAATGGGTATGTTCTTCGTTGCTCAGTACGCTGAAAAAGTACAAAAAGATCCAACTAAGTCTCTTGTTTATAAACAGCGTGAAACAGACATGGAGCATTTCAATGTGAATGCAAGCCAAGAAGTCAACGCTGACTTGACGCCAGCACAAAAACGTGTCCTTTGGGTCTTTGTCTTTACTTTCATTCTTATGATTTGTAGCTTCATCCCATGGGGTGATTTGGGCATCTCTATCTTTGAAGATTTCAACACTTGGTTGACAGGTCTTCCTGTTATTGGTCAAATCATCGGTTCTTCAACTTCACCACTTGGTTGGTGGTACTTCCCAGAAGGGGCAATGCTCTTTGCCTTTGCGGGTGTAGCAGTCGGTTTGGTCTACGGCATGGAAGAAGAACGTATGATCAAAGCCTTCATGAACGGTGCAGCAGACTTGCTCAGTGTAGCCCTTATCTGTGCGATTGCGCGTGGTATCCAAGTTATCATGAACGACGGTTTGATTACTGCAACCATCCTTCACTGGGGTGAAGTAGGACTGCAAGGTTTGTCATCTCAAGTCTTCATCGTCCTGACCTATCTCTTCTACCTGCCAATGTCCTTCTTGATTCCATCTACTTCAGGATTGGCAAGTGCTTCTATGGGTATCATGGCGCCGCTTGGCGAATTCGTAAATGTACCTTCTCACTTGATTATCACAGCCTTCCAAGCAGCATCTGGTGTGTTGAACTTGGTGGCACCAACTTCTGGTATCGTAATGGGTGCCCTTGCCCTTGGTCGCATCGAAATCGGTACTTGGTACAAGTTTGTTGGTAAATTGATTGTTGGAATTATTCTTGCAAGTATTGCGATTTTGGTACTTGCGACCTTCTTCTAA